ACTAAAATGGCTGTTCGCAGTCATGACGCCAACGTTGATTCGGTTGGGACCTGTGTTGGCCCACGTGGTCAGCGGGTACAAGCCATCGTCAATGAATTATCCGGTGAAAACATGGATATCATTGAATGGGTGGACGATCCAGCTGAATACATTGCGAATGCATTGAATCCAGCCCAAGTCGTTGATGTCACTTTTGATCCTGAAAATGACAAAGCCGTTACGGTGATCGTGCCTGATTATCAATTATCATTAGCCATCGGTAAACGGGGCCAAAATGCGCGTTTAGCTGCCAAGCTAACGGGTTATAAGATTGATATCAAGTCAGAAACTGAGGCTGATGAATTGGCTAATACTGCGTCAACGACTGAAGCTGCACCTGCTGAAGAAGCAGCTTCTGCGGCAGAGCCAGAAACGGCGCCAGCAACTGATGACGCGCCAACTGTCCCTGATGACGCAGCTGATTTAAACGACTAATCAACGGAAAAGGAGCAAAACTTGAGTATGAAACCAAGAAAGATCCCGATGCGTAAAGATGTCGTCAGCAATGAAATGAAACCAAAAAAAGAAATGGTCCGTGTGGTTCGCAGCAAAGAAGGCGAAGTCGCAATCGATCCGACTGGTAAAAAGTCGGGCCGGGGCGCTTACGTTTCACTTGAACCCACTGCCGTTGAAGAAGCCGCAAAAAAGCATATCTTAGATAAGGCTTTGAATGCCACCGTTGACGATGATTTTTATAGCGAACTATTAGCTTATGTGAAACATCAAAAAGCGCGTAAAGAACTTTTTGGCGATAAAAATGGAAAATAATCAAAAAGCACTAAACCTGCTAGGATTAAGTTTACGAGCAGGTGCATTGACAATGGGTGAAGGCTTAGTTTTAAAAGCGATCCAGCAACAGAAAGTGATGTTGGTGTTGGTCGCAGCTGATGCTAGTCAGGCAACACGTGATAAATTTAGCGCTAAAGGCGATTTTTATCACGTACCAGTAATAACAGCCTTCACGAAGGAAGCAATGAGTCAGGCGCTAGGCCGACCGCGTACGATCGTTGGGATCACCAACGCCGGGTTTGCCCGCCGACTTATTGCCTTACTGAAAACGTAGGGAGCGTGAAGATATGGGTAAAAAACGTATCTACGAATTAGCGAAAGAATTAGATGTCCAATCAAAAGTAGTGATTGATCGGGCGAAAAAAGCTGGAATCGATATTAAGAATCATATGTCCACGATTGACGATGCGCAAGAAAAAGTATTGCGTAACGCGATCAGTGGCGGAAAGGTGGCCAATACGCCAAATACTCAGCCGGTGGATCACACCAAAAAGGCAGCGCCAGCACCTCAGGCAGCACGCCCACAACAACCGACGCGTAACGAACACAGTCATGACGCGCATACACCTGCACATAATGACCGTGATCGCAACCAACCAAACCGGAATTACCAAGGCCAACACAGTAACAACAACTCAGGCCAACGTAGTAATCAAAACCAGCATGGTAACAACAATCATTCACAAAATCGTAATGATCGTTATAACCATAATAACAACCACAATAACAAGCCACGGGTATCAGCTAGCAATAACCGGGTAGCACCAAACCCACAAAATCGCGCTGATAACCGGGCACCAGTAAATGCAGCAAAACCAATCAGTTCGGCTAATTCTACGGTAAGAAGCAGCAATAACCGTAATCAAGGTACCGTTGGCGGCAACACTGCTGGTGGTAATCGTAATAGTAGCAGTCGCTTTGGTAACAATAATAGTAACCGTGGCGGCCGTGGTGGTAACAATCGTTTTGGTGGCAATGCTGGCGGCGGTCG
This is a stretch of genomic DNA from Loigolactobacillus coryniformis subsp. coryniformis KCTC 3167 = DSM 20001. It encodes these proteins:
- the rnpM gene encoding RNase P modulator RnpM, with product MKPRKIPMRKDVVSNEMKPKKEMVRVVRSKEGEVAIDPTGKKSGRGAYVSLEPTAVEEAAKKHILDKALNATVDDDFYSELLAYVKHQKARKELFGDKNGK
- a CDS encoding L7Ae/L30e/S12e/Gadd45 family ribosomal protein; the encoded protein is MENNQKALNLLGLSLRAGALTMGEGLVLKAIQQQKVMLVLVAADASQATRDKFSAKGDFYHVPVITAFTKEAMSQALGRPRTIVGITNAGFARRLIALLKT